One window of Dermacentor andersoni chromosome 7, qqDerAnde1_hic_scaffold, whole genome shotgun sequence genomic DNA carries:
- the LOC126534291 gene encoding ipis-1-like has protein sequence MAASSLGYSVLNFSVDLYKQLMAKDQRDGNIFFSPFSISAALSMALGGARSNTAKELSTVLHVDADEVHSQFASFFSKLPDYAADVKLNIANRMYAEQTFPVLSSYVALLRDKYNTTIESVDFRNKYESVREEVSSWVEKATESRIKDLLPSGTVDAMTTLILINAIYFKGLWSSQFDSKYTRTSDFHLDSRNKTQVEMMFQKSSFSMGHSDDIEVEALEIPYRGSKTSMVLLLPKDIQGLSKLEERLTASALSKILENMRRCSNVKLYLPKFKLEEAVSLKATLQVMGINDFFGPAANLSAISDAGKLVATDVIHKAFVEVNEEGTEAAAATAVVMMCRSARMPEEERKFVVDRPFMFLIRSHDPEVVLFIGSVRRL, from the coding sequence ATGGCCGCCAGCTCGCTCGGATACTCAGTCCTCAATTTCTCTGTGGACCTCTACAAGCAGCTAATGGCAAAGGACCAACGGGACGGGAACATCTTTTTTTCGCCGTTCAGCATCTCTGCTGCCCTCTCCATGGCACTGGGAGGCGCCCGAAGCAACACGGCTAAGGAACTGTCCACTGTCCTCCATGTCGACGCTGACGAGGTCCACAGTCAGTTTGCGAGCTTCTTTTCGAAACTTCCTGATTACGCGGCTGACGTGAAACTTAATATCGCCAACCGGATGTACGCTGAACAGACATTTccggtgctgtccagctacgttgcgCTCCTTCGCGACAAGTACAACACGACGATAGAGTCTGTCGACTTCAGGAACAAGTACGAGAGCGTTCGAGAGGAAGTCAGTTCGTGGGTCGAGAAGGCGACAGAATCAAGAATCAAGGACCTCCTTCCGAGCGGTACCGTGGACGCGATGACCACTCTAATTCTCATAAACGCCATCTACTTTAAGGGTTTATGGAGCTCACAGTTTGACTCAAAGTATACGCGCACTTCCGATTTCCATCTGGACTCGAGAAACAAGACGCAAGTTGAGATGATGTTTCAGAAGTCCAGCTTCTCGATGGGCCACTCCGATGACATCGAGGTAGAAGCTTTGGAAATACCGTACCGCGGCAGCAAGACATCCATGGTGCTGCTTCTTCCCAAAGACATCCAGGGGTTGTCCAAACTAGAGGAGCGCTTGACCGCTTCAGCACTTTCCAAGATATTGGAGAACATGCGCAGGTGTTCCAACGTCAAGCTCTACTTGCCGAAATTCAAGCTGGAAGAAGCTGTCAGCCTGAAGGCCACGTTACAAGTAATGGGGATCAACGACTTCTTCGGACCGGCAGCGAATCTCTCCGCCATAAGCGACGCAGGGAAGCTAGTCGCTACCGATGTGATCCACAAGGCCTTTGTGGAAGTCAACGAAGAAGGCACTGAGGCTGCAGCTGCTACCGCTGTAGTTATGATGTGCCGTAGCGCGAGGATGCCGGAAGAGGAGCGTAAATTTGTGGTGGACCGACCATTCATGTTTCTTATCCGAAGCCATGACCCCGAGGTTGTCCTTTTCATTGGCTCAGTTCGCCGTTTGTGA